The window CTGGTCGGTCCCGGCACGCTGGCGCGTACCGGCCTGCTGCTGGCGCTGGCCGTGACGGCGGGCCTGGCGGGGCCGGTCGCGTTCGCGCCCGCCCAGGTGCCGGTGGCGGCGGTCCTACTGGGGCTCGCCTTCCTGACGCCGCGCCTGTTCCGGCGGCGACGCCCCTCGTCCGGCCCGCGCCCCGGCAGCCGCTTCGCCCTGTCCGGCGCGCCGGAGCCGGCCGGGGACCGGGTGCTGTACGCGCTGGTCTCGCCCGGGTGCGGGCTGTGCGGCGCGATGCTGCCGGAGTTCGCCGCGACGGCCGCTCGCATGGAGGTCGTGCTGGTGAGCGCGGTGGACGGGTACGGCGGCGCCGGGCTGCCCGTGGTCGTGGACCCGGACGTCTTCGACCGCAACGACATCCCCTGGCCGCCGTACGCGGTGGTGACCGGCCGCGACGGGACCGTCCTGGCCGGCGGCGGCGCGGCCGGGCCGGCCGAGTTGGAGCGGGTGCTGGCCCGCGCCGAGCGGGTCGCGCCGACCTGACGAGCCCTCCGGTGGAGATCCACGCGGGCGGGCGTCAGAAGGTGCCTGACCGGCGCAGGTCGGCGGGGCGGCCGTCCGGGTCGACGGCGATCCGGTACAGCGGCAGGGCCAGCAGCTTGCGCAGCCGTCCCAGCTCCGGTCCGGCGTGCGGCCGCAGCCGGCCCCGCGGCCGGGGTCCCCGGCAGCCGTCGCGGTGCCAGCTCTCCAGCCGCGCGGCGCACTCGGCGAACGCCTCGAACGCGGCCTTCGGGTCGCACAGGTCGTCGCCGTCGTCCGCCGGGTCACGGCCCAGGTGCTCGGCCGCGAGCGCGATCCGCAGCCGCCGGGCGAAGACCCGCCCACCGGCGGGCAGGCGGGGGTCGGGCTCCTCGTCCACGACCGCGCAGCTCAGCTCGGAGTCGTACGTCCACGACCGCAGGTTGATGTTGTCGGAGCCGACCGTCGCCCACACGTCGTCCACCACGCACACCTTGGCGTGCACGTACACCGGGGTGCCCGCCTCGTTCTCCAGGTCGTAGACGCCGACCCGGTCGCCACCGGCCTCGCGCAGCCTGGCCAGCGCCTCGCTCCTGCCGATGAGGCTGGCCGGCGAGGCGAGCCAGCCGTCCTGGTCGGGGTGGCGCGGCACCACGACGATCATGCGGAGCTCGGGCTCGCGCTCCAGCGCCTCGGCGAACGGCTCGATCACCTCGGTGGACCACAGGTACTGGTCCTCCAGGTAGACGATCCTGCTCGCCCGGCCCAGCACCTTGTGGTACGCCCGAGCCACGCTGCGCTCCCCTCGCGGCGCGAACGGGTAGGGGCTGCGCCGGCTGGGATAGGTCCGCAGCAGTTGCACGGCGTGCGTGCCGACCGGGCCGGGGGCGGGCCCCGGCGGCGGCAGCGGCGGCACGTCGTCCATCTGCTCCAGGCGGTCGCGCAGCCGTCTGAACGGCTGGCGGGTCTCGGGAGCGGGGTCGTCCCAGCGTTCGCGGAAGACCTTCTCCACCTCGGCGACGGCCGGACCCCGGATGGCCGCCTGCGCGTCGTGCCAGGGCGGCCGCTCGCCGTACACGTGGGGCATAGGAGCCGCCTGGGGGTCGCCCACGTGCCGGGCGTCGTCGCGGCGGCTGTGGCACAGGTCGATACCGCCGACGAACGCCACGTCCCCGGCCGGGTCACGGCGGTGGCGCAGCACGACGAACTTCTGGTGGTGGGAGCCGCCCGGCCGGACCCGGGTGTCGAGCAGGGCCTGGCCGCCCGCGGCCTCGACGTCCTCGCCGAGGTGCCGGTTCTCGGCGGCGCTGAAGCGCAGCGCGTCGAGGTGCGAGCGCCAGATCAGCCCCCTGACCAGCGCTCCCCTGCGGGCCGCCTGCGCCAGCGCGCGCCCCACGGCGGGCCCGTCGTCGGTGAGCCGCTCGTCGGGGTCGCCCCGCCAGTCGGCGAACAGCAGCAGGTCGCGCGGACCCAGCCGCTCCAGGCAGGCGCGCAGCTCGGCGAAGTAGGTGGCGCCGTGGACGAGCGGGCGCACCAGGTTGCCCGTCGTCCAGGGCAGCAGCCGGGTCGACGGGTTGTCGCGCTCCTCAGCGGTGAGGAACCACTCTGCCAGGTCCGCGGTGCTCATCGGCTCCGGCTACCCGGGCTGGGCTCCGGCATTCCTCAGCAGGCGCCAGACGGTCTCCGGCGTCAGCGGCGTGCGGGTGACCCGGTCGGCGATCTCGGGCAGGGCGGCGGCGACGGCGTTGCCGATGGCCGCGGGCGGGCCGATGGTGCCGGCCTCGCCGACGCCCTTCATGCCGCCCGGGGTGACGGGCGAGGCGGTCTCCAGGGTCACGACGTGGATGCCGGGGACCTCGCGGGTGGTCGGCAGGAGGTAGTCGGTGACAGGCTGCCCGTCGCCGGTGTAGACGATCTCCTCGGTCAGCGCCATGCCGATGCCCTGCGCGACCGCGCCGCGGAGCTGGCCCTCGACGATGGCCGGGTTCACCATCACGCCGGCGTCGTTGACCACCCAGTAGCCCTCCACCTCCACGGCCCCGGTCTCCGGGTCGACGGCCACGGCCGCCGCGTGCGCGCCGTAGGCGTAGGTGGACGACGAGGGGTCGTAGGTGGCGCGTTCCTCCAGGCCGGGCGAGGCGCCCTCGGGCAGGTCCCACCCGCGCCACGCCGACGTGGCGATCTCCCGCAGGGTCAGCGAGGCGCGCGGGTCGCCCTTCACCCGTACGGCCGCGCCGGCGATCTCCAGGTCGCCGGGCGCCGCTTCGAGCCGGTGGGCGGCGATGGCCAGGATCTTCTCGCGCAGCCGGGCCGCCGCCTGGATGAGCGCCCCGCCTCCGACCGCCAGCGACCGGCTGGCGATCGAGCCGATCGAGGAGTACGGCGTGACCGCCGTGTCGCCCAGCACGACCCGGACCCGGTCCAGCTCCACCCCGACCCGGTCGGCGGCGAGCTGGGCGAGGGCCGTCTCGATGCCCTGGCCGATCCCCGCGACACCGGAGGCGACGACGACCGAGGCGTCCGGTTCCATCCGCAGCACCGCGGTCTCGAAGCCGCCCGCCAGCATCCCCATGGCCTTCATCTCCATGGACGGCCCGAGCCCGGTCGACTCGACGTGACAGGAGAAGCCGATCCCGCGCCGCCGCCCGTCGTCCCGGGAGACGGGCCTGACCAGGTCGCGCAGGACGCGCAGGGCGCGCGGGTAGTCGCCGGAGTCGTAGGGCTGCCAGGTGCGGGTGGTGCAGGGCAGTTCGTCCGGGCCGAGCAGGTTGCGCAGCCGCAGCTCGACCGGGTCGATACCGAGCCGGCGCGCCGCCTCGTCGATGAGCCGTTCCCGGGTGAAGGTGGCCTCCGGCTGGCCGAACCCCCGGTAGGAGCCGGTCGGCGTGGTCGTCGTGACGACGCCGCGCAGCCGCGCACCCGCCCGGTCGAACCGGTACGGCCCGGGCAGCGTCACGGCGGTCACCGCGAACGGTGAGATGCCCACGTTGGACGGGTGCGCGCCGAGGTCGCCGACCACGTCGGCGTGCAGCGCCACGAACCGCCCGGTCCCGTCCAGCGCGAGCCGCGCCCGGTGCACGGCGGCGCGGGCGGGCAGTGTGGCGACCAGGCGGTCGCCCGGCGACTCGGTCCAGGCCACCGGGACGCCCAGGCGCGTCGCGGCCAGGCAGACCAGCGCCTCGTCCGGGTAGAGATGCTCCTTGCCGCCGAACCCGCCTCCGGCGTCGCCGGTGACGACCCGCACCCGGTCGTGCGTGAGACCGAGCGCCTCGGCCGCGTGGTCGCGCACATGGTGCGGCGCCTGCGTGGACGTGCGGATCGTCAGCTCCCCGTCGGTGAACGAGGCGACGACGCCGCGCGGCTCGATCGGGTGCGGCGAGGCCCGTCCGATGGAGAAGGCCAGTTCGACGACGTGTTCGGCGCCGGCGACGGCCTCCTCGCAGTCGGGGTCGCCGAGGACGGAGTCGGTGACCACGTTGGTGCCCCAGTCCGGGTGGAGCAGCGGCGCGCCGTCCGCCAGGGCCCGCTCCACGCCGACGACCGCGGGCAGCTCCTCGAAGTCGAGATCCACCAGCCGGGCGGCGTCGGCGGCGGCCTCCGGTGTCCGGGCGACGACCAGGGCGAGCGGCTGGCCCACGTAGCGGATGGCCTCGTCCAGCACCGGATAGGAGGTCTGGAGCTGGCCGAGGCCGAGCGTGACGCAGGGCAGCCGCATCCCCTCGGCGTCGGCCGGGATGATGACGTCGAGCACCCCTTCGACGGTCCAGACGTCCTTGGGGTCGCAGCGGGTCAGCCGCCCGTGGGCGATGGGGCTGCGGACCACCACGGCGTGGGCCGTGCCGGGCAGGCGGACGTTGCCGACGTACCTCGCCCGGCCGGTGAGCAGCCGGGCGTCCTCCCTGCGCGGCGTGCGCGCACCCACGTGCCGCTGCCCGTCCCGCCGCTCGTCCCGCCGCTCGTCCCGCTGCCCGTCCGGCCGCTCGTCCCGCTGCCCGTCCGGCCCGTCGTCGTGTCGTCCCGGGGCGCGCTCGTCTCCACGGTCATCCATGACCTCGAGTGTGAGCCTCGTCCAGGGACCGGTCCAGCGTCTGGTCCACGAGCCGCAGGACCTGGTCGCGGTCGGTGATGCCGAACGCCCCGCCGAGCGCCTCGGCGAGCTTGTCGAACGGGTCGTCCATCGGCAGACCGGGCAGCGCCTCGGCGAGCCCGGCCACGTCCCACGGGCCGTCCTTCTCGGCCCGTGCACCGCGCGACCACCCGTGGTTGACCGCCACCGAGCCGCCGCGGATCGACAGCACCTGCCCGGTGAGAGGGCAGTCCGCGGCGGCCAGGTAGGCCGCGAGGGGCGCGGTGGTGGCCGGGTGCTGGGCGTCGAAGCCGCCGGAGGGCGGCTCCTGGATGCCGGGCACGCCCGTGGTGAGCCGGGTCCGCACCATGGACGGCGAGACGCAGTTGACCCGCACGCCGTACCTGCGCAGTTCGAGGGCGCCGACGACGGTCATGGCGGCGACGGCGGCGTTGCCCGCGGCGTACGAGGTCTGGGTGGGCAGCGGGTTGAGCAGGCCGGAGCCGGAGGCGGTGTTGACGATGGCCCTGTCTGTGCGGTCGCCCTCCTCGAAGCGGGACCGCCAGTGGCGCGCGGCCCAGTGGCTGACCGCGAAGGTGCCCTTCAGCTTGACGGCCAGCACGTCGTCGAAGTCGGCCAGGGCGAGGGCGACCAGGGGCGCGTTGCGTTCGATGGCGGCGTTGTTGACTACGACGTGCAGGTCGCCGAACGCCTCGACGGCCGTGGCCACCATCCGGCGGGCGCCGTCCCAGTCGGCCACGCTGTCGGTGCTGGCCACGGCCCGCCCGCCGCGGGCGGTGATCTCGGCGACCACGGCGGCGGCCACGCCGTCGTCGCCGCCGCTGCCGTCGGCGGCCACGCCCGGGTCGTTGACCACCACGCTCGCTCCCTCGGCGGCGAACAGCAGCGCCTCCTCCCGGCCGATGCCGCGTCCCGCGCCGGTGATGAGGGCGACGCGCCCGTCCAGTGTTCCCATGAGCCGTTCCTTTCGCAGGTCAATCAGTGCAGTCACTGTAGCAATTCAGTGAGTGTAGTAAAGTGGCGGCATGAACGAGGGGTTGCGGGAACGCAAGAAGAACCGCACGCGGCAGGCGCTGGTGGACGCCGCCGTGCGGCTGTTCGAGGAGCGGGGGTTCGACGCGGTGACGACCGCCGACATCGCCGCGGCGGCGGACGTCTCACCGCGCACGTTCTTCCTGCACTTCGCGGCCAAGGAGGACGTGCTGTTCGCCCACTCCGAGATGCGCGTCGACCTCGGGCTGCGGACGCTCGCCGAGCGGGCGGCCGGCGAGCCGCCGGGCACGGTGCTGGCGCGCGCGATGGAGCGGATGATCGTCGACAGCTGGGGCGCCGACCTGACCAGCGGGCTGGCGGCGCTGCGGGTGCGGCTCGCCGCCTCGGCCCCGGCGCTGCGGGCGAGGCTGGTGCAGCGTTTCGCCGGCGCGCAGCACGACCTGGCCGCGGCCCTGCTGGCGGCCTACCCGGAGGAGCTGGACACGGTCACGGCCGCCGCCCTGGTGGGCGCCCAGGTGGGCGCGGTGGGCGCCGCCGCCGTGGCCAGCCTGGACCGCGGTGACGCGCCCGGCGAGGTGCGCGACGCCATGCTGCTGGCCGCCGCCCTGGCCGCGGGCTCTACCGGGACGCGCGCCAGCGCGCCACGACCTTCTCCACGTCGTACGGCACCAGGTTGAGCGGCGGGCCCGCCAGGCCCGTCCTGATCGCCTCGCGGATCCGGTCGTTGACGTCCTCGACGATGCGCCGCGCCTCGCTCTCGGACCGGGCCCGGGCCGCCTCCTCCAGCGCCTCTTCGGCCTCCTTGCGCAGCGCGAGCGTCGGCGGCAGCGGCATGGACAGGCCCTCGCTGCGCATCTTCTGCTTGATCCACCACATCTCGTCGTACGGCTTGTCGAGGTCGGGCAGCGGCTTGCCCTTGCCCGGCAGGTCGTCGAACTCGCCGCGCTCCTCCGCCTCGCGGATCTGCCGGTCGATCCACGACTCGAAGTTCGTACCCAGCGGCTTGCGTTCGGTCACGGTAGGGGCCCCCGTCGCTCGGCTCGCACACCAGGCTACGTTCCCGGGCCGCGTACCGGCGGGGCCTCACTTCCCCCGCGCTAAAGGGACATCTCGCCATCCTCACGCTCCGTACACACGTCGCCACTACACTCGGGCCCGTTCAACCGGCCGATGACCCGCGAGGCTCTGGCCCCGTCGGCCCCGTCCCTTGGGAGTCACGTGAGAAGCGGGCTGACCCAGGCGCCGCCCAGGCACGTGCCCGCTCACCGGCGCCCGCGCGAGCCCCGGCGCTGGGCGTGGTGGCTGGTCACGGCCGTGGCGGCCCTCGTCCTCCTGGTCGCGACCACGATGGTGATCGTCTACGCCAGGCTGACCGGCAACGTCAGGCACATCGACGTGACCGGAGCCGACCTCGGCGCGGCCCGCCCGGCCAAGATGGCGAGCACGGCGCTCAACGTGCTGATCGTCGGCTCCGACCGGCGCGACGGCGGGAACTCCAGGTACGGCCGCCTCGCCGGCGAGCGCACCGACACGATCATGCTCGCGCACCTGTCGTCCGGCCGCGACAACGCGATGGTGGTCAGCTTCCCCCGCGACTCGCTGGTGCGGCTGCCCGCCTGCCAGGCCCGCGACGGCCTGCCGGGCCAGCAGCCCCACCTCGGCATGATCAACGAGTCGTTCAACTCCGGCGGCATCGCCTGCACCTGGAAGACCGTCGAGACGCTCACCGGCATCCGCATCGACCACTTCGTCAAGGTGGACTTCAGCGGCTTCACGAGCATGGTGGACGCCGTCGGCGGCGTCGAGGTGTGCCTGCCCGAGCCGGTGCACGACGCCAAGGCGCTGCTCCACCTGCCGGCCGGACGCCAGACGCTGAACGGCGAGCAGGCCCTCGGCTACGTCCGAGCCCGCTACAGCTTCGGCGACGGCTCCGACATCGGGCGCATCCAGCGGCAGCAGATGTTCATCGCGTCGATGGTGAAGAAGGTGATGAGCGGCGAGACGCTCACCGACCCGGCCCGGCTGCTCGGCTTCCTCGACGCGGGCACCAAGGCCGTCACCACCGACCCGGCACTGACCCCCGGGGTGATGAAGGACCTGGCGCTGAGCCTGCGCGGCCTGAACGCCGGGCGCATCCGCTTCATCACCACCCCGTGGCACTACTCCCTGACGCATCCCGGCCGGGTGGAATGGGTCCAGCCACAGGCCGACCGGCTGTTCGAGCTGGTCGCCCGGGACCGCGACCCGGGCGAGGTCGAGGGCGGCCAGACCACCGTCCCCCGCTCCCAGGTGCAGGTGGAGCTGCGCAACGGCACCTACCAGGCGGGCCTCGGCACGCAGGTGGCCGCCCTGCTCGAACAGCGCGGCTACCACGTCACCAAGGTCGGCGACACGACGCGCAAGCCGTACGCGAAGACGCTGGTCTACTACTCGCCGAACGGCGAGGCCCGCGTCCCCACCCTCACCAAGGACCTGGTCGCCGCCACCCCGGCGGCCGTCCCGCAGGCCGCCACCAGCCGCCTGGTGCTGGTCCTCGGCGACGACTGGGCCGGGCTCAAGCCGCTGCGCACCGGCGACACCGAGGCCGTCAAGGGCTTCGACGCCACCCACGACACCTGCGCCACCTCGTAGGCGGCGCAGGGCCACCCGAGGACTGGTGTGGCCGACTGTCCTGGGTGGCGCAGGTGTCGCTGGCGGTGCCCGTGTCGTGGGCGGTGCGTGCCGGTCAGGAGACCGGGGCGCCGGCGTGCTCGGCACCGGGCATGCCGGCCGGCGCGGTCCCGGCCGGCCGGTCGCGCAGGACGAAGAAGGCCAGGGCGGCGGCGGCGAGAACCCCGGCGGCGCTGATCACGAAGGCGGAGGACATGGCGGTGGTGAAGGCGTCGCGGGCGGCGCGGGCGATGCCGGGGTCGCCGAGCGCGAGAGCGTCACCGATCGACAGCCTGGCCCGGCCGGGGGCGCTCGCGGGCAGCGCGGCGGCGTACGTGCCGGACAGGACGCTGCCCAGGACGGCGATGCCGAGGGCCGCACCCATCTGCTGGATGGTGTCGTTGAGCGCCGAGCCGACACCGGCGTGCGCGGCCGGCACCCTGCCCATCAGGGCGGAGACGGCGGCGGGCATCGCGGTGCCACCTCCGGCGCCGAGCACGAAGAGCGCGAGGACGCAGACGAGGAGCCCGTCGGCGGGACCGAGGGTGGCGAGCAGCGCGAACCCGGCCGCCATCACGGCCAGCCCGGTGACGATCATCGCGCGGTTGCCGATCCTGGCGCCCAGCGTGGCGCCGAGGGTGTTGAAGGTGAGCGAGGCCACCGCCATCGGGATGAAGGCCAGCCCGGCCTGGGTGGGCGTGTAGCCGAGCACGAACTGCAGGTACTGGGTGAGGACGAGCAGCAGCCCGCCGTTCCCGATCTGCACGAGGGTGAGGGAGAGGCTGCCGCCACTGAACGTCCGGTCGCGGAACAGGGCCAGCGGCACCATCGGGTGCGACGTGCGCAGTTCCCACACCACGAAGGTGGCCAGGGCGGCGGCAGCCAGCAGCAGGGTGGTCAGCGTGCTCGGGTGCGTGAGGCCGTGCGCGGGCAGTTCGATGATCGTCCAGACCAGGGCGGTCATGCCGACCACTGACAGGATCGCGCCCAGCGGGTCGGGCTTGCTCCACGGCCCCTTCGACTCGGGCATCAGCACGAGCGCGGCGACGATGGCCAGGACCGCGATGGGCACGTTGATCAGGAAGACGGCGCCCCACCAGAACCACGCGATCAGCACGCCGCCCAGAACCGGGCCTCCGACCAGGCCGAGCATGGCGACGGCGCTCCAGGCGGCCATCGCCTTGCGCCGCTCGTCGTCGTGGAACACGGTGATGAGGATCGACAGCGTGCTCGGCATGATCAGCGCCCCGCCCACACCCATCGCGGTCCGCGCGACGATGAGCTGGGCCGGGTCGGCGGCGTGGGCGGCCGCCACCGAGGCCGCGCCGAACAACACCAGACCCACCACCATGACGCGCCGGCGGCCGAACCGGTCGGACAGGCTGCCGGCCGTCAGCAGCAGCCCGGCGAACACCAGGATGTAGGAGTCGAGGATCCACTGGGTGTCCTGGGCGGTGGCGCCCAGGTCGGCGGCCAGCGCCGGGATCGCCACCGCCAGGACCATGTTGTCGACGACGAGCACCAGCGTGCTCAGGCAGAGCACCACCAGGATCAGCCACCGGCGTGGGTCTCGCGCTTCCATGAAGCCTCCTCCTGCGTACAATATTCTCGCGTTGCGAACACTGTACGCAGACGAGTCGATCGTACGCAACCCGTCCGGCCAACCGGCCGCGCACCCGCGCACCCGCGCGGCCGGGCGGGCGGACGGACGGACGGGCGGACGGGCGGGCGGGCGGGCGGGCGGACGGGCGGTGGACGGACGGGCCCGCCTGGTAGCGGCCGCTGACGGCCTGGTCCGCCTGCCCCCTCCCCGTCCGGAGAGCCTGCGCGGCGGCGGACGGCCCGGCGTCGGTACAGTCGTGTCCCGTGCTGTACGGCAGAGCCACGGAGACCGCCGCGATCGGCGGCCTGCTGTCCTCGGCCGCCTCGGGACAGGGCGGCGCCCTGGTGCTGCGCGGCGAGGCGGGCGTGGGCAAGTCGGCCCTGCTCGACCTGGCCGCCGCCACGGCGGCCGCCACCACGGCCACCACGGCCACCACTGCTGCCACAACCGCGACCACCACCGCCCTCACCACCGCGAAGGGGGCGTCACGCCCCCCGGGCGCGAGGATGCGGGTGCTGCGGGCGAGCGGGGTGGAGCCGGAGGCGGACCTGGCGTTCGCGGCGCTCCACCAGCTGCTCCACCCGGTGACCGGCCTGCTCGACGCGCTGCCCGCACCGCAGCGGGACGCCGTCGCGGGCGCGCTCGGGCTGGCCGCGCCCACCTCCGACCGGTTCCTGGTGTCGGCAGGGGTGCTGTCGCTGCTGACCGAGGCGGCGGCGCCCGGTGGGCTGGCGTGCCTGGTGGACGACGTGCAGTGGTTCGACCGGGCCTCGGCGGACGCGCTGCTGTTCGCGGCCAGGCGGCTGCGCGCCGAGGGCATCGCGATGCTGCTGGCCGTCCGGGGTGACGCGCCGTTGAAGGGGCTGCCCGAGCTGCGCGTGCGCGGGCTGGACGCGGACAGCGCCGGTGACCTGCTCGCCTCCCGGGCGACGGTGGCTCCGGCGGTGCGCGCGCACCTCGCCGCCCTGTCCGGCGGTAACCCGCTCGTCCTGCGCGAGACGACGGCCCGGCTGACGCCCGACCAGCTCTCGGGCCGTGCCCCGCTGCCCGACCCGCTGCCGGGAGGCGAGCAGCTCTTCGGCGAGCAGGTGTCACGACTGAGCGAGGCGGCCCGGCTGGTGTTGCTCGTCGCCACCCTCGACGCCCACCTCCCCACCGTCCTACGCGCCTCCCCCACCCTCGCCGCCGCCACCCTCACCCCCACCACCCCCACCACCCTCGCTCCCGTCGTCCCGCCACCACCGGCCACACCCACGGAGGCCGTCCCGGGCACGCCACCCGGCGTCCCGGGCACACCACCCGACGGCCCCGCGGCGACCACTCCGGCCGCCCGAGCCGACGGGCCCGCGGGTGGGGTGGGGCTCGCCGAGGGCTCGGCCGGCTGGGTGGCCGAGGCGCTGCGCGAGGCCGAGACGGCCGAGCTGGTCTTCGTGGAGGGGGCGGCGGTCCGGTTCCGCCATCCGCTCGTCAGGTCGGCCGTGCACGTGGCGGCCGGTTCGGTGCGGCTGCGGCAGGCCCACGCCGCCCTGGCCACCCTGGCCTCGGGCGACAGGCGGGCCTGGCACCTCGCCGCCGCGAGCCTCGGCCCGGACGAGTCGGTGGCCGCCGCGCTGGCCGCCTCCGCCGTACGGGCGCGGGCACGCGGCGGGTACGGTGACGCCGCCACCGCCCTGGCACGGGCCGCCGAGCTCACCCCCGACCCCGCCCCGCGCGCCGAACGGCTCAAGGACGCGGCCACGGCCGCCTGGCTCGCCGGCCGCCCCGGCCTGGCCCAGAGCCACCTGTCCGAGGCCCGCGACCTCGCCGAACACCTCGCGAAGAGCCACGAGCGCGACCCCCGCCTCCCCGGCACGTCTCCCGAGCGGCCCGTCCCGTCCACCGGTGAGCCGATGCGGGGAAGCGGGGGTCCGGCCGCGGCGACGCCGAAAGGGGCGCTGCTGGCGGAGATCGCGCAGTTGCGCGGCCGGTTCGAGCTGAACTCCGGGGACGCCGCCGAGGCCGTGCGGATCCTGAGCCGGGGTGACACGCTGGAGATGCTGGCCGACGCCTCCGAGGCGGCGAGCTACGTGGGTGACGTGCCCGCCATCGTGGAGCTGGGCCGCCGGGCGCTGGCCCACCCCAGGGGGTTCCTGCGCGACACGGTCGCGGGGATCGGGGCCGTCCTCGGCGGCGACCCCGGCGGGGCCGAGCTGCTGCGGGCCGCGCTCGACCGCACCGGGACCCTGACCGAGGCGGCCGAGTTCCTGTGGGCGTCGGCCGCCGCCAGTTACCTGGGCGAGGCGGACCTGTCGGCCGAGCTGGTCGGCAGGGCGGGCGGCGTGGCGCGGATGTCGGGCATGGTGGGCCAGCTTCCCGTCGTGCTGGAGTTCGTCTCGACGGCCGAACGCTTCCGGGGCCGGCTCGCCGAGAGCGCCGCGATCGCCGAGGAGGGGCTGGCATTGGCCCGCGAGGCCGGTTACACCAACTCGGTGAGCGCCCACCTGGCCAACCTCGCCGTGGTGGCGGCGCTGCGCGGCGAGGAGGAGGCGTGCCGCCGCCACGCGGAGGGGGCGCTGGCCATCGCGATCCCGCATCGGGTGGGGCTGCGGGCGGGTGTGGCGGCGTACGCGCTGGCCATGCTGGACCTGGGCCAGGGCCGGTTCGCGGCGGCGCACGACCGGTTCGTGTCGATAACCACCGCGGGGCCGGGGGCCGGGCACCCGACCGTGGTGTGGCGTTCGACTCCCGACCGGGTGGAGGCCGCCATGGCGGCCGGCGAGCCCGACGCGGCGCGCGAGGCCGTGTCGTGGCTGGAACGGTGGTCGGCGAACGCGGGCACGGCCGAGTCGCGGGCGCTGCTCGCCCGCTGCCGCGCCCTGGTGGGCGGCGGCGACGAGCTGTTCGAGGAGGCGCTGAGCCTGCACGGGGAGCCGTTCGAGGGGGCGCGCACCGCGCTGCTGTACGGCGAGCGGCTGCGTCGCACCCAGCGGCCGGGGCAGGCGCGGCCGCATCTGCGGGCCGCGATGGAGACGTTCCAGCGGCTCGGCGCGGAGCCGTGGGCCCGGCGCGCGCACGGCGAGCTGCGGGCGGCCGGCGAGTCGGCGGCCCGGCCGGACGCCGGGGTCCTGGCCGGGCTGACCCCGCAGGAGCTGCGCATCGCCCGGCTGGTCGCGGACGGCGCGTCCAGCAAGGAGGTGGCGGCACAGCTCTTCCTCAGCCCGCGGACCGTCGAGTACCACCTGTACAAGATCTACCCGAAGCTCGGCATCACCTCCCGTACCGAAC is drawn from Nonomuraea muscovyensis and contains these coding sequences:
- a CDS encoding LCP family protein is translated as MRSGLTQAPPRHVPAHRRPREPRRWAWWLVTAVAALVLLVATTMVIVYARLTGNVRHIDVTGADLGAARPAKMASTALNVLIVGSDRRDGGNSRYGRLAGERTDTIMLAHLSSGRDNAMVVSFPRDSLVRLPACQARDGLPGQQPHLGMINESFNSGGIACTWKTVETLTGIRIDHFVKVDFSGFTSMVDAVGGVEVCLPEPVHDAKALLHLPAGRQTLNGEQALGYVRARYSFGDGSDIGRIQRQQMFIASMVKKVMSGETLTDPARLLGFLDAGTKAVTTDPALTPGVMKDLALSLRGLNAGRIRFITTPWHYSLTHPGRVEWVQPQADRLFELVARDRDPGEVEGGQTTVPRSQVQVELRNGTYQAGLGTQVAALLEQRGYHVTKVGDTTRKPYAKTLVYYSPNGEARVPTLTKDLVAATPAAVPQAATSRLVLVLGDDWAGLKPLRTGDTEAVKGFDATHDTCATS
- a CDS encoding MFS transporter; translated protein: MEARDPRRWLILVVLCLSTLVLVVDNMVLAVAIPALAADLGATAQDTQWILDSYILVFAGLLLTAGSLSDRFGRRRVMVVGLVLFGAASVAAAHAADPAQLIVARTAMGVGGALIMPSTLSILITVFHDDERRKAMAAWSAVAMLGLVGGPVLGGVLIAWFWWGAVFLINVPIAVLAIVAALVLMPESKGPWSKPDPLGAILSVVGMTALVWTIIELPAHGLTHPSTLTTLLLAAAALATFVVWELRTSHPMVPLALFRDRTFSGGSLSLTLVQIGNGGLLLVLTQYLQFVLGYTPTQAGLAFIPMAVASLTFNTLGATLGARIGNRAMIVTGLAVMAAGFALLATLGPADGLLVCVLALFVLGAGGGTAMPAAVSALMGRVPAAHAGVGSALNDTIQQMGAALGIAVLGSVLSGTYAAALPASAPGRARLSIGDALALGDPGIARAARDAFTTAMSSAFVISAAGVLAAAALAFFVLRDRPAGTAPAGMPGAEHAGAPVS
- a CDS encoding helix-turn-helix transcriptional regulator; this translates as MLYGRATETAAIGGLLSSAASGQGGALVLRGEAGVGKSALLDLAAATAAATTATTATTAATTATTTALTTAKGASRPPGARMRVLRASGVEPEADLAFAALHQLLHPVTGLLDALPAPQRDAVAGALGLAAPTSDRFLVSAGVLSLLTEAAAPGGLACLVDDVQWFDRASADALLFAARRLRAEGIAMLLAVRGDAPLKGLPELRVRGLDADSAGDLLASRATVAPAVRAHLAALSGGNPLVLRETTARLTPDQLSGRAPLPDPLPGGEQLFGEQVSRLSEAARLVLLVATLDAHLPTVLRASPTLAAATLTPTTPTTLAPVVPPPPATPTEAVPGTPPGVPGTPPDGPAATTPAARADGPAGGVGLAEGSAGWVAEALREAETAELVFVEGAAVRFRHPLVRSAVHVAAGSVRLRQAHAALATLASGDRRAWHLAAASLGPDESVAAALAASAVRARARGGYGDAATALARAAELTPDPAPRAERLKDAATAAWLAGRPGLAQSHLSEARDLAEHLAKSHERDPRLPGTSPERPVPSTGEPMRGSGGPAAATPKGALLAEIAQLRGRFELNSGDAAEAVRILSRGDTLEMLADASEAASYVGDVPAIVELGRRALAHPRGFLRDTVAGIGAVLGGDPGGAELLRAALDRTGTLTEAAEFLWASAAASYLGEADLSAELVGRAGGVARMSGMVGQLPVVLEFVSTAERFRGRLAESAAIAEEGLALAREAGYTNSVSAHLANLAVVAALRGEEEACRRHAEGALAIAIPHRVGLRAGVAAYALAMLDLGQGRFAAAHDRFVSITTAGPGAGHPTVVWRSTPDRVEAAMAAGEPDAAREAVSWLERWSANAGTAESRALLARCRALVGGGDELFEEALSLHGEPFEGARTALLYGERLRRTQRPGQARPHLRAAMETFQRLGAEPWARRAHGELRAAGESAARPDAGVLAGLTPQELRIARLVADGASSKEVAAQLFLSPRTVEYHLYKIYPKLGITSRTELARLL